In the genome of Leucobacter luti, one region contains:
- a CDS encoding GNAT family N-acetyltransferase, with protein MQLPAGTQLVPLDSGDRLEEVLRFDAWAYPTGVAISDLLELAIPLPWGRAWGVENEAGELAAMYAAYTLASFPVPGAVVPGAWLTWVGVHPGYRRRGILRELIAHHFADCLSRGEAISGLNAAEAGIYGRFGYGMAATQVSLTIPRGASLRDVAGSAELLVELREWDAERDGAEIAALHAGYAAVPEGLGRPGWVTWETAGLRASADQDAPALREGLEVERLLVVRDTAGAPRGYARFRRKPGWKRNVPDGTVELRDVVALDAAAAHRIWSVLLDLDLMARVETGPLTTDDPILTLLVDARSAMPVTNDLEWVRILDLPRALAERRYAAPIDVVLEVTDALVPANAGRWRVAAEAYGHAEVTQTAEEPDLWLDIRELGAAHLGATSLAALAQAGLVRGDTQAIARAATAWSWPIAAGASWVF; from the coding sequence ATGCAGCTCCCCGCCGGCACTCAGCTTGTCCCGCTCGACTCTGGAGATCGGCTCGAGGAGGTGCTCCGGTTTGACGCCTGGGCGTACCCCACCGGTGTCGCCATCTCAGACCTGCTCGAGCTGGCCATTCCACTCCCGTGGGGCCGTGCGTGGGGCGTCGAAAATGAGGCCGGCGAGCTCGCCGCGATGTACGCCGCCTACACTCTCGCGAGTTTTCCCGTACCTGGAGCAGTCGTTCCCGGTGCCTGGCTCACCTGGGTTGGCGTGCATCCCGGGTATCGACGGCGCGGCATTTTGCGTGAGCTGATCGCACACCACTTTGCAGACTGCCTGTCGCGCGGTGAAGCGATCTCGGGGCTCAACGCTGCAGAAGCCGGTATCTACGGCCGCTTTGGGTACGGCATGGCGGCGACACAAGTGTCGCTGACGATTCCCCGCGGCGCATCGCTCCGTGACGTGGCGGGCAGCGCCGAACTCCTGGTCGAACTGCGTGAGTGGGATGCTGAGCGAGACGGGGCCGAGATTGCGGCGCTGCACGCGGGCTACGCGGCGGTGCCAGAAGGGCTGGGGCGTCCCGGCTGGGTGACTTGGGAGACTGCGGGACTGCGTGCAAGTGCGGATCAGGACGCCCCTGCTCTGCGCGAGGGGCTCGAAGTGGAGCGACTGCTCGTTGTGCGCGACACGGCGGGAGCACCGCGTGGCTACGCGCGGTTTCGCCGGAAGCCGGGCTGGAAGCGCAACGTCCCTGACGGCACAGTGGAGCTGCGTGATGTCGTTGCGCTCGACGCGGCTGCCGCGCATCGGATCTGGAGCGTGCTGCTCGACCTCGATCTCATGGCGCGCGTTGAGACGGGGCCACTCACGACCGATGATCCGATCCTGACTCTGCTCGTCGACGCGCGCTCAGCCATGCCCGTGACGAATGACTTGGAATGGGTGCGGATCCTGGATCTGCCGCGCGCCCTCGCTGAGCGGCGCTACGCTGCTCCCATTGATGTCGTGCTCGAGGTGACCGACGCGCTCGTGCCGGCAAACGCTGGCAGATGGCGAGTGGCTGCCGAAGCATACGGCCATGCTGAGGTGACGCAGACGGCTGAAGAGCCGGACTTGTGGCTCGATATTCGGGAGCTGGGTGCGGCTCACCTCGGGGCTACTTCTTTGGCGGCTCTCGCACAGGCCGGCCTCGTGCGCGGAGACACACAGGCGATCGCTCGTGCCGCGACCGCGTGGTCGTGGCCGATCGCAGCTGGCGCCAGCTGGGTGTTTTAG
- a CDS encoding biotin carboxylase N-terminal domain-containing protein, with protein sequence MSRIRKVLIANRGEIAVRIIRAAADSGIASVAVFADQDRDALHAQLADEAYALNGTTSADTYLMIDKLLAVARRSGADAVHPGYGFLAENADFARAVIGAGLIWIGPSPDSIERLGDKVSARHVAEKVGAPLAAGTSDPVQDASEVVAFADEVGLPIAIKAAFGGGGRGLKVAYTREEIPELFDSATREAVAAFGRGECFVEKYLEKPRHVETQCLADQHGNVVVVSTRDCSLQRRHQKLVEEAPAPFLTDDQNAKLYAASKAILTEVGYVGAGTCEFLVAKDGTVSFLEVNTRLQVEHPVSEEVTGLDLVREQFRIAEGGTIDYADPIPHGHSFEFRLNGEDPGNGFLPAPGPVTLFKPASGPGVRVDTGVSSGDVVSGAFDSMLGKLIVTGATREEALQRARRALDEFEVQGLPTVLPFHRKIVRDPAFTAPDGVFGVYTLWIESEFTNDIEPWEGEVPPISQDPKRRSVVVEVEGRRVEVSMPATLLPLVDQDVTRGPAPRRAKGAGVATAAGNAITAPMQATVVKVAAEEGQEVAEGDLVVVLEAMKMEQSIYAHRSGVIAGVDSPLGQTVPSGHVLLTIVDAE encoded by the coding sequence ATGTCGCGCATTCGTAAAGTCCTCATCGCCAACCGCGGTGAGATCGCCGTCCGCATCATCCGAGCCGCCGCTGACAGCGGCATCGCATCCGTCGCCGTATTCGCCGACCAGGATCGCGACGCCCTGCACGCCCAGCTCGCCGACGAAGCGTACGCGCTGAACGGCACCACCAGCGCAGATACCTACCTCATGATCGACAAGCTGCTCGCTGTCGCGCGTCGCTCAGGTGCCGACGCTGTGCACCCCGGGTACGGCTTCCTCGCCGAGAACGCCGACTTCGCGCGCGCCGTGATCGGGGCCGGACTGATCTGGATCGGGCCGAGCCCCGACTCGATCGAGCGGCTCGGCGACAAGGTGTCCGCCCGGCACGTTGCCGAGAAAGTCGGTGCACCGCTCGCTGCCGGCACGAGCGACCCGGTACAGGACGCATCCGAGGTGGTGGCGTTCGCTGATGAGGTCGGCCTGCCGATCGCGATCAAGGCGGCCTTCGGAGGCGGTGGCCGCGGTTTGAAGGTGGCCTACACCCGCGAGGAAATCCCCGAGTTGTTCGATTCGGCGACTCGCGAGGCCGTCGCTGCGTTCGGTCGCGGCGAGTGCTTCGTCGAGAAGTACCTCGAGAAGCCCCGTCACGTGGAGACCCAGTGCCTGGCGGATCAACACGGCAACGTGGTGGTTGTTTCAACTCGCGACTGCTCGCTGCAGCGTCGTCACCAGAAGCTCGTCGAGGAGGCGCCAGCACCGTTCCTCACGGACGATCAGAACGCCAAGCTCTATGCTGCATCAAAGGCGATCCTCACTGAGGTCGGCTACGTTGGCGCCGGCACCTGTGAGTTCCTCGTTGCAAAGGATGGCACTGTCTCCTTCCTCGAGGTCAACACGCGCCTCCAGGTCGAACACCCCGTCTCCGAAGAGGTCACGGGGCTCGATCTCGTCCGAGAGCAGTTCCGGATCGCAGAGGGCGGCACGATCGACTACGCCGATCCGATCCCGCACGGCCACTCATTTGAGTTCCGCCTGAATGGTGAGGATCCCGGGAACGGCTTCCTTCCCGCGCCGGGCCCCGTCACGCTGTTCAAACCAGCCTCCGGTCCCGGTGTTCGCGTTGATACTGGAGTCAGCTCAGGCGACGTGGTCTCCGGCGCATTCGATTCGATGCTCGGCAAACTCATTGTCACCGGCGCGACTCGCGAAGAGGCGCTGCAGCGCGCCCGCCGCGCGCTCGACGAGTTCGAGGTGCAGGGGCTCCCCACGGTGCTGCCGTTCCATCGCAAGATCGTGCGCGACCCCGCGTTCACAGCCCCCGACGGCGTCTTTGGCGTGTACACGCTGTGGATCGAGAGTGAGTTCACGAACGACATCGAGCCCTGGGAAGGCGAAGTTCCGCCGATCTCGCAGGATCCAAAACGCCGCTCCGTTGTCGTTGAGGTCGAGGGCCGCCGCGTTGAAGTGTCGATGCCAGCCACGCTGCTCCCCCTCGTTGATCAGGACGTGACGCGCGGGCCAGCGCCGCGCCGCGCAAAGGGCGCAGGCGTTGCGACGGCGGCGGGGAACGCGATCACCGCCCCGATGCAGGCAACGGTCGTCAAGGTCGCCGCCGAGGAAGGTCAGGAGGTCGCCGAGGGCGACCTCGTCGTGGTCCTCGAGGCGATGAAGATGGAGCAGTCGATCTACGCGCACCGCTCAGGTGTGATCGCCGGCGTCGATTCGCCGCTGGGCCAGACCGTGCCGAGCGGGCACGTGCTACTCACGATCGTCGACGCCGAATAA
- a CDS encoding MaoC family dehydratase N-terminal domain-containing protein: MVNPEIQGRVYPPTQPYLVGREKIREFARAVLSESPLHLDSEAARQAGYSDVIAPPTFAVVVQEATLAQLLADPEAGVDFTRVVHGDQRFSYTRPIVAGDELTATLTIAAVKQLGGHSMVTASSSISDAAGEHVVTAISTLVVRAPEPDDTAAEGSAA; encoded by the coding sequence GTGGTGAATCCTGAAATTCAAGGGCGGGTCTACCCGCCGACCCAGCCCTATCTCGTCGGCCGTGAGAAGATCCGCGAGTTCGCTCGCGCTGTGCTGAGCGAGTCTCCGCTTCATCTCGACTCGGAGGCCGCGCGCCAGGCCGGATACTCAGATGTGATAGCTCCCCCGACCTTCGCGGTCGTGGTGCAGGAAGCGACTCTCGCGCAGCTGCTCGCAGATCCCGAAGCGGGCGTCGATTTCACCCGTGTGGTGCACGGAGACCAGCGCTTCAGTTACACCCGCCCGATCGTCGCTGGAGACGAACTCACGGCGACACTCACGATCGCCGCCGTGAAACAGCTCGGCGGTCACTCTATGGTGACCGCTTCGAGCAGCATCTCGGACGCCGCTGGCGAGCATGTGGTCACCGCGATTTCAACGCTCGTGGTGCGCGCGCCCGAGCCGGACGACACCGCAGCAGAGGGGAGTGCCGCATGA
- a CDS encoding MaoC/PaaZ C-terminal domain-containing protein: MSTAPVFDQLSVGDTVAERELTLTRDRLVRYAGASGDFNPIHYRDDVAEAVGLPGVLAHGMLTMGAAGAVAADWLGESGWVQDFQSRFTRPVPVDAVAGAAVSVTAVVGALDTAARTARIDLKVVFEGATVLGKAQLVAAFA, from the coding sequence ATGAGCACCGCACCCGTATTCGACCAGCTGAGCGTCGGCGACACCGTCGCGGAGCGCGAGCTCACCCTGACCCGCGATCGCCTCGTGCGCTATGCCGGTGCCTCGGGTGATTTCAATCCGATTCACTACCGCGATGACGTCGCGGAAGCGGTCGGCCTGCCCGGCGTGCTTGCGCACGGAATGCTCACCATGGGTGCCGCTGGAGCGGTCGCTGCGGATTGGCTCGGCGAGAGCGGCTGGGTGCAGGATTTCCAGTCACGCTTCACGCGCCCCGTCCCGGTGGACGCTGTGGCGGGGGCCGCGGTGAGCGTCACGGCGGTGGTCGGTGCACTCGACACTGCTGCGCGCACGGCTCGGATCGATCTCAAAGTGGTCTTCGAGGGTGCAACTGTACTGGGCAAAGCCCAGCTTGTGGCGGCATTCGCGTGA
- a CDS encoding FAD-binding protein: MTSPDRDSPAVVADTTPLAELTTMRVGGPAERILVAHTRDELTQLASELWSSGEDWLLLGGGSNTVVHDDGFPGTALLVRTSGIEEIADPELPAGSVRVRVAAGENWDTLVATAVERGWAGIEGLSGIPGLAGAAPVQNIGAYGQELSDVLHSIEFLDALSSAPRRMTADELELGYRDSVIKQGLEGVVLSLDLILSASSAGASASASAAVSAPRRGRHGADPAPSADPAVAEGSEAIAPSPPTPMAPVRYAQLATALGVEVGTEVPIRVLRDSVLRLRAAKGMVLDAADHDSWSSGSFFTNPIVTERFARTLPEGAPRFPMAAVEASDTVISFEELAAGKQPHSSGPVPERMVKLSAAWLIEHAGVAKGFRLPGSGAAVSSKHTLAITNRGGATATQVAELARFIVQRVQQEFGVILAPEPNLYGLEL, encoded by the coding sequence GTGACCTCGCCTGACCGCGACTCGCCTGCAGTGGTCGCGGACACCACACCGCTTGCTGAGCTGACCACGATGCGGGTCGGTGGTCCGGCCGAGCGAATCCTCGTGGCGCACACACGCGACGAGTTGACCCAGCTCGCTTCCGAGCTGTGGAGTTCTGGCGAGGACTGGCTGCTGCTCGGCGGTGGCTCAAACACCGTGGTGCACGATGACGGCTTCCCGGGCACCGCGCTCCTCGTGCGAACCTCCGGGATCGAGGAGATCGCGGATCCGGAACTGCCCGCTGGAAGCGTGCGTGTGCGCGTTGCCGCTGGCGAAAACTGGGACACGCTGGTCGCGACCGCGGTTGAGCGCGGCTGGGCCGGCATTGAGGGATTGTCTGGGATCCCCGGTCTCGCGGGTGCCGCCCCGGTGCAGAACATCGGGGCCTACGGTCAGGAACTCTCAGACGTGCTGCACTCGATCGAGTTTCTCGATGCGCTGAGCTCTGCCCCGCGCCGAATGACCGCGGACGAGCTTGAGCTCGGGTACCGTGACTCAGTGATCAAGCAGGGCCTCGAAGGCGTGGTGCTTTCTCTTGACCTCATTCTCTCGGCCTCATCGGCCGGAGCGAGCGCATCAGCCTCCGCTGCGGTGTCAGCCCCTCGGCGCGGCAGACACGGCGCAGATCCTGCTCCGAGCGCTGATCCGGCGGTGGCAGAGGGTTCGGAGGCGATCGCACCGAGTCCGCCTACTCCGATGGCGCCGGTGCGCTACGCCCAGCTTGCCACTGCGCTCGGCGTCGAGGTGGGCACGGAAGTCCCGATTCGAGTGCTGCGCGATTCTGTACTGCGGTTGCGCGCGGCCAAGGGGATGGTGCTCGACGCCGCGGACCATGACTCGTGGAGTTCCGGGTCGTTCTTTACGAACCCGATTGTGACGGAGCGGTTTGCGCGTACGTTGCCTGAGGGGGCGCCGAGGTTCCCGATGGCTGCGGTTGAGGCGAGCGACACGGTGATCTCGTTTGAGGAACTCGCTGCAGGGAAGCAGCCGCACAGTTCAGGCCCCGTGCCCGAGCGCATGGTGAAGCTCTCCGCTGCGTGGTTGATTGAGCACGCCGGAGTCGCGAAAGGGTTCCGGTTGCCGGGATCCGGGGCTGCGGTGTCTTCGAAGCACACGCTCGCGATCACAAACCGTGGGGGAGCAACGGCAACCCAGGTCGCCGAGCTCGCTCGCTTCATCGTGCAGCGCGTGCAGCAGGAGTTCGGTGTGATTCTCGCGCCTGAGCCCAATCTGTACGGGCTCGAACTGTAG
- a CDS encoding DUF2520 domain-containing protein: MRIQIVGAGRMGTALHAGLRAAGRAAEVLPLVGRGATGAGADVVLLAVPDAAIPEAAAQIIPGPLVGHLSGMTGLSALAPHEAFSLHPLLSVTGKATDFAGAHAAVAWSSERARNVAAELAEVLGLTIFTVADEDRAAYHAAASLAANSLVALEWVSERLAVTAGVPREALIPLARAAVENWAARGAAAALTGPIARGDEETVARQRDAVAARLPQELALFDALTTTTRALADSALGVELGSEVAPDPAGSREPDSLDTSTPEDGQ, encoded by the coding sequence ATGCGGATCCAGATCGTTGGCGCCGGTCGCATGGGGACTGCGCTCCATGCGGGGTTGCGCGCGGCCGGCCGGGCTGCCGAGGTGCTTCCCCTCGTGGGGCGAGGCGCGACGGGAGCCGGCGCGGATGTCGTGCTGCTGGCGGTGCCGGACGCCGCGATTCCGGAGGCCGCGGCACAGATTATCCCTGGACCGCTCGTCGGCCATCTGTCGGGCATGACGGGCCTCTCCGCTCTGGCTCCGCACGAGGCGTTCAGTCTGCACCCGCTGCTGAGTGTGACCGGGAAAGCGACGGACTTCGCAGGCGCCCACGCCGCGGTCGCCTGGTCGTCGGAGCGTGCGCGGAACGTCGCAGCAGAGCTTGCAGAGGTTCTTGGGCTCACCATCTTTACGGTCGCAGATGAGGATCGAGCCGCCTATCATGCGGCAGCCAGCCTGGCCGCAAATTCGCTCGTCGCACTCGAGTGGGTCTCTGAGCGCCTTGCAGTGACGGCCGGCGTGCCGCGGGAGGCGCTCATCCCCCTTGCACGTGCAGCCGTTGAGAACTGGGCAGCGCGCGGCGCAGCCGCCGCACTTACCGGCCCGATCGCACGCGGTGACGAGGAGACCGTTGCTCGCCAGCGCGACGCCGTGGCCGCCCGGTTACCCCAGGAGCTCGCGCTGTTTGATGCGCTCACCACTACGACACGAGCGCTGGCAGATTCTGCTCTCGGCGTGGAGCTCGGCTCCGAAGTGGCACCTGACCCAGCTGGCAGCCGCGAGCCGGACTCCCTGGACACATCGACTCCCGAGGATGGGCAATGA
- the panC gene encoding pantoate--beta-alanine ligase, with translation MKTVRTIAELRAELGNARAAGARSVGFVPTMGALHRGHLSLVDASHAENDVVVLSIFVNPTQFTEASDLAAYPRQEAADAALAEEAGVDLIFAPSAAEMYPAGFATTVRVTGPLTETLEGAGRGDAHFDGMATVVSKLLLAVQPDAAYFGQKDAQQLLVVQRMVADLGIPARIVACPTARDFDGLALSSRNVRLSAAERERALGIPRALERVAAQLAAGEHGVSELRNTAVDVLAAAGIEPEYLAFVSPTDLTPVTVVTDAVLCAVAARFGEVRLIDNAVLNPAPAGEKE, from the coding sequence ATGAAGACCGTACGCACGATCGCCGAGTTGCGGGCGGAATTGGGGAATGCGCGCGCAGCAGGTGCGAGGTCGGTCGGCTTTGTGCCGACGATGGGGGCACTCCACCGCGGACACCTGTCGCTGGTGGATGCGTCTCATGCGGAGAACGACGTCGTCGTACTCTCGATTTTCGTGAACCCGACCCAATTCACCGAGGCGAGCGATCTTGCGGCGTATCCGCGGCAGGAGGCAGCCGATGCCGCGCTTGCTGAGGAGGCCGGGGTCGATCTGATTTTTGCGCCCTCCGCCGCTGAGATGTATCCAGCGGGGTTCGCTACGACCGTGCGCGTGACGGGACCGCTGACGGAGACGTTAGAAGGCGCGGGCCGCGGCGACGCGCACTTTGACGGGATGGCGACCGTCGTGTCAAAGCTGCTGCTTGCCGTCCAGCCTGACGCAGCCTACTTCGGGCAGAAGGACGCCCAGCAGTTGCTCGTGGTGCAGCGGATGGTTGCTGATCTGGGAATTCCGGCGCGGATCGTGGCGTGTCCTACGGCACGAGACTTCGATGGCCTCGCCCTGTCAAGTCGCAACGTACGCCTGAGTGCTGCCGAGCGGGAGCGGGCGCTCGGGATCCCCCGCGCACTTGAGCGCGTTGCGGCGCAGCTTGCAGCCGGCGAGCACGGGGTGTCGGAACTGCGGAACACGGCCGTGGACGTGCTTGCTGCGGCGGGGATCGAACCGGAGTATCTTGCCTTTGTGAGCCCGACGGACTTGACCCCCGTTACCGTCGTGACCGATGCCGTATTGTGCGCAGTCGCGGCGCGCTTTGGTGAGGTGCGGCTGATCGACAATGCGGTGCTGAACCCGGCCCCGGCCGGCGAGAAGGAGTAA
- the panB gene encoding 3-methyl-2-oxobutanoate hydroxymethyltransferase, whose translation MTRITIPRLREMQAAGEPIVMVTAYDYPGARAAERAGVDMVLVGDSGAQVVLGHDSTVAITTDELLVLSQAVRRGTQTAFMVSDVAFGTTESSDAQAIETAVRFVKEAGADAVKLEGGNAARLSRIRAIVDAGIPVVGHIGLTPQTATALGGLRAQGRTEASAARLVVEALGVQEAGAFCMVVEAVPSEITAVLREALDIPIIGIGAGPAEGQVLVLHDLLGVTEGRTAKFVKSYGTVGADTTEAIAAYAAEVRSAAFPGPEHGYAATPEAVAAARAALD comes from the coding sequence ATGACACGAATCACGATCCCGCGGCTGCGTGAGATGCAGGCCGCTGGCGAACCGATCGTCATGGTGACTGCGTATGACTACCCCGGGGCGCGTGCGGCCGAGCGCGCTGGAGTCGACATGGTGCTCGTGGGCGATTCTGGAGCGCAGGTCGTGCTCGGGCACGACTCGACTGTGGCGATTACGACAGATGAGCTGCTCGTGCTGTCACAGGCCGTGCGGCGCGGCACCCAGACCGCGTTCATGGTGAGCGACGTGGCGTTTGGTACGACGGAATCCTCCGACGCACAGGCCATCGAGACGGCGGTGCGCTTCGTGAAAGAGGCCGGTGCCGATGCGGTGAAGCTGGAGGGCGGGAACGCCGCGCGCCTGAGTCGGATTCGGGCAATTGTTGACGCGGGCATCCCGGTCGTTGGGCACATTGGCCTGACACCGCAGACCGCGACTGCCCTGGGGGGTTTGCGGGCGCAGGGGCGTACGGAGGCGAGCGCCGCACGCCTGGTTGTTGAGGCGCTTGGCGTGCAGGAAGCCGGCGCGTTTTGCATGGTTGTTGAAGCGGTGCCCTCAGAGATCACCGCGGTGCTGCGCGAGGCGCTCGATATCCCGATCATCGGGATCGGGGCCGGGCCAGCAGAGGGGCAGGTACTCGTGCTGCACGATCTGCTTGGTGTGACGGAGGGACGCACCGCGAAGTTCGTGAAGTCGTACGGCACGGTCGGGGCAGACACGACCGAAGCGATCGCGGCGTATGCCGCTGAGGTGCGCTCGGCAGCCTTCCCCGGCCCAGAGCACGGCTATGCGGCGACGCCGGAGGCCGTGGCCGCCGCCAGGGCCGCCCTGGACTAG
- a CDS encoding O-acetylhomoserine aminocarboxypropyltransferase/cysteine synthase family protein has product MTTHESSSAAAAATPVVVPAAPVTDWADFSFETRQVHAGEYPDRNSGLRVPPIALSAGYVFDSFDDQINRFAGRALWHGGGLTRGDGAEPEVVNELLPGEPAPIYSRQGNPTNAVAEERLASLEGGTAAVAVSSGQAAISSALFAIAQHGDHIVSTASIYGGTRILFGRSFKRFGIEVDYVWDADDDAEWDRAIRPNTKAIYTETIPNPRNDVTDLRRIAAVAARHHLPLIVDNTVGTPALIRPIEHGANIVVHSTTKFLTGHGAAVGGAIVDGGTFDWDAAERAGRPFPLVTAAPRPGLTSLLDRFGPVAYARAVREAVVNDIGPSLSPFNGFLLHQGMETLSLRMERHVASSLQIAAWLEDQPEVDTVDYAGLPSHPLFDIAKRDYAGRTGSVFGVTVRGGIDGARAFVNGLRVFSRMTGIGDTRSMVIHPLSSTHASFTPEVSERLGITPGLLRLSVGLESADDLIRDLRSALDRV; this is encoded by the coding sequence ATGACCACTCACGAATCCAGCTCAGCGGCTGCCGCAGCGACGCCTGTGGTTGTGCCAGCCGCACCCGTCACGGACTGGGCCGATTTCAGCTTCGAGACCCGGCAGGTGCACGCCGGTGAGTACCCGGATCGCAACTCTGGGCTCCGGGTGCCCCCGATCGCCCTATCCGCCGGTTACGTCTTCGACAGCTTCGACGACCAGATTAATCGCTTTGCCGGGCGCGCGCTGTGGCACGGCGGTGGGCTTACCCGCGGCGACGGAGCTGAGCCAGAGGTCGTGAATGAGCTGCTGCCAGGCGAACCTGCTCCGATCTACTCCCGGCAGGGAAACCCGACGAACGCGGTGGCCGAGGAGCGGCTTGCATCGCTCGAGGGCGGTACAGCGGCCGTCGCCGTGTCGAGCGGCCAGGCTGCGATCTCCTCCGCGCTGTTCGCGATCGCGCAGCACGGCGACCACATCGTTTCGACGGCCTCAATCTACGGCGGCACACGGATCCTCTTCGGGCGCAGCTTCAAGCGATTTGGCATCGAAGTCGACTATGTCTGGGACGCGGACGACGATGCCGAGTGGGATCGCGCGATTCGCCCCAACACCAAGGCGATCTACACCGAGACGATCCCGAACCCGCGCAACGACGTCACTGACCTGCGCAGGATCGCGGCCGTGGCTGCGCGCCACCATCTCCCGCTCATCGTCGACAACACCGTCGGCACCCCGGCACTCATTCGGCCGATTGAGCACGGTGCGAACATCGTGGTGCACTCGACCACGAAATTCCTGACCGGACATGGCGCGGCGGTCGGCGGGGCTATCGTCGACGGCGGCACCTTTGACTGGGATGCCGCTGAGCGCGCCGGCCGACCCTTCCCGCTCGTGACCGCCGCGCCCCGCCCCGGTCTCACGTCACTGCTCGACCGTTTCGGACCTGTCGCGTACGCACGGGCGGTGCGCGAGGCCGTTGTCAACGACATCGGGCCGTCACTGTCTCCGTTCAACGGCTTCCTGTTGCACCAGGGTATGGAGACGCTGTCGCTGCGGATGGAGCGCCACGTTGCATCATCGCTGCAGATCGCAGCATGGCTCGAGGATCAGCCAGAGGTGGACACTGTCGACTACGCCGGGCTGCCCTCACACCCGCTCTTCGATATCGCGAAGCGCGACTACGCTGGCCGCACCGGCTCCGTGTTCGGGGTCACCGTGCGCGGCGGCATCGACGGGGCGCGCGCCTTCGTGAACGGACTCCGCGTGTTCTCGCGGATGACCGGAATCGGCGACACGCGATCCATGGTGATCCACCCGCTGAGCTCAACGCACGCGTCGTTCACCCCCGAGGTATCCGAGCGACTCGGGATCACGCCTGGTCTCTTGCGGCTCTCCGTCGGCCTCGAATCCGCAGACGATCTGATCCGCGACCTGCGCTCCGCCCTCGACCGGGTGTAG
- a CDS encoding MalY/PatB family protein, with translation MTEPDCRRSTDTDPAGVPFADLDPTLLRAQRTSLKWTRFPADVLPLFVAEMDFAVAPVIRDAIIARVEASDTGYLDGPGPLAPAFADYAASAWNWNVPLDHVYLATDVATGVVESLRIGWELSRRKAAAGDTPASGRIVVPTPVYPGFFEMLQEVPYEIVEVPLAPVASAAPAAAAGASAGAADDGSGSGTPDPAPHDSPELRLNLPAIARAFEAGADAFLLCNPHNPHGTVHTEAELAELARLAAAHDVFVVSDEIHAPLTHAGERFVPFAPLAAAAGALAVVATSASKGWNLAGAKCSVIVAADERANIALQELPPETVTRASILGLHASIAAFSEARDWLDRAIAQIEANATLLAELVAAQLPGVRLARPRAGYLAWLDFREAGLGSDPHAKILTEARVALNNGADFGLGGAGHVRLNLACAPDTIRAAVARIAAILPAGKVSA, from the coding sequence ATGACCGAGCCAGACTGTCGCCGCTCCACGGACACTGATCCCGCTGGCGTCCCCTTCGCCGACTTGGACCCTACGCTCCTGCGAGCTCAGCGCACCAGCCTGAAGTGGACGCGGTTCCCCGCGGATGTCCTCCCGCTGTTCGTCGCCGAGATGGACTTCGCCGTTGCACCGGTCATCCGTGACGCCATCATCGCCCGTGTCGAGGCCTCGGACACCGGATACCTCGACGGACCTGGCCCCCTGGCCCCAGCCTTCGCTGACTACGCTGCCAGTGCCTGGAACTGGAACGTTCCCCTCGATCATGTCTATCTGGCCACTGATGTTGCCACCGGCGTCGTCGAGTCGCTCAGGATCGGGTGGGAATTGAGCCGTCGCAAGGCGGCAGCAGGCGATACCCCCGCCTCCGGCAGGATCGTGGTCCCCACTCCTGTGTACCCTGGGTTTTTCGAGATGCTGCAGGAGGTGCCGTACGAGATCGTCGAGGTGCCGCTGGCGCCGGTGGCGAGCGCCGCTCCTGCTGCCGCTGCGGGTGCGAGTGCGGGTGCGGCCGACGACGGTTCCGGATCCGGCACACCCGATCCGGCGCCGCATGACAGCCCGGAGCTACGGCTCAACCTGCCAGCAATCGCCCGCGCCTTCGAAGCCGGTGCAGACGCGTTCCTGCTCTGCAATCCGCACAATCCGCACGGCACGGTGCACACGGAGGCGGAGCTCGCCGAGCTCGCGCGCCTCGCAGCCGCGCACGATGTCTTCGTGGTGTCAGACGAAATCCACGCGCCGCTCACACACGCGGGAGAGCGATTTGTGCCATTTGCGCCGCTCGCCGCCGCTGCGGGCGCACTCGCCGTCGTTGCGACCTCTGCAAGCAAGGGCTGGAACTTGGCCGGGGCCAAGTGTTCGGTTATCGTCGCCGCCGATGAGCGGGCGAACATCGCGCTCCAAGAGCTGCCGCCCGAGACGGTGACCCGGGCAAGCATTCTCGGGCTGCACGCCAGCATCGCCGCGTTCAGCGAGGCCCGCGACTGGCTCGACCGCGCGATCGCGCAGATCGAAGCGAACGCCACGCTGCTCGCTGAGCTCGTTGCCGCACAACTTCCCGGTGTCCGTCTCGCTCGCCCGCGCGCGGGCTACCTCGCCTGGTTGGACTTCCGCGAGGCGGGGCTCGGTTCCGATCCCCACGCCAAGATCCTCACCGAGGCGCGTGTGGCGCTGAACAACGGTGCCGACTTTGGGCTCGGTGGTGCCGGACACGTCCGGCTCAACCTGGCGTGCGCGCCAGACACAATCCGGGCGGCCGTCGCTCGCATCGCCGCAATTCTGCCAGCAGGGAAGGTGTCAGCATGA